The Solibacillus sp. FSL W7-1464 genome contains a region encoding:
- a CDS encoding response regulator transcription factor yields MYKIMIVEDDGKIRGIVAETLKKWQYDVVEVTQFDNVLTEFENHSPHLVLLDINLPVFDGYYWCQQIRACSKVPIIFLSSRNQNMDIIMAINMGGDDFIQKPFDLDILLAKINALIRRKYTYEEDKNSQLLHRGLKLHVTNSTIEFNGTRTEISRNEFILLQLLMRNIGKIISREDLMQALWNDEQFVDDNTLTVNVNRLRRKIAALGVEDFIVTRKGMGYLIE; encoded by the coding sequence ATGTATAAAATAATGATTGTCGAGGACGATGGAAAAATTAGAGGGATTGTCGCGGAGACTCTGAAAAAGTGGCAGTATGACGTCGTGGAAGTGACCCAGTTTGATAACGTGCTTACAGAATTCGAGAACCACAGTCCGCACCTTGTTTTACTAGATATTAATCTTCCGGTTTTTGATGGTTACTACTGGTGCCAGCAAATCCGTGCCTGTTCCAAAGTGCCGATTATATTTCTGTCATCCAGAAATCAAAATATGGATATCATTATGGCGATTAATATGGGTGGCGATGATTTTATTCAAAAGCCGTTTGACCTGGATATCCTTCTTGCGAAAATCAATGCACTCATCCGCAGGAAATATACGTATGAAGAAGATAAGAATAGCCAACTGCTCCACCGGGGGTTGAAATTACATGTCACAAATTCAACGATTGAATTTAACGGAACAAGGACCGAAATCAGCCGCAATGAATTTATCCTTTTACAATTACTGATGCGCAATATCGGAAAAATCATTTCGCGTGAGGACCTGATGCAGGCACTATGGAATGATGAACAATTTGTCGATGATAACACCCTCACCGTGAATGTCAATCGGTTGCGCCGTAAAATTGCCGCGCTCGGAGTGGAAGATTTCATCGTTACCCGAAAAGGAATGGGGTATTTAATCGAATGA
- a CDS encoding sensor histidine kinase, translating to MNFLRYLNYEKPYIYLYLVSFLVVAAIFFTDSHDGLDWGTFFYAFALSVIVLIGFLVFRYQQNVRVIQQMKSEQYESLSLEGEVAKGYIDELKREHIREMNRIQDKQKEHYNFIVSWFHEIKTPIAVLRLLQQTDMDKDSLREEITKIENFVDQALYYAKLDSFNQDYDIQNCNGIRIVKETIKAHAKTFISKKIRIEINAASLDVQSDPKWLQFIINQLITNCLKYTEPGGEITISVSETPKEKRLVIQDSGIGISQKDLPRIFNHGFTGETGRTHTNSTGMGLYLAQNLSTKLGHYISCTSEVGVYTQFIIHFPKDDDLYLQLKKTHDD from the coding sequence ATGAACTTTCTTCGCTACCTTAACTATGAAAAGCCTTATATTTATTTGTATCTCGTCAGTTTTCTAGTCGTGGCTGCCATATTTTTTACCGATAGCCATGACGGATTGGACTGGGGGACATTTTTCTATGCGTTTGCCCTATCCGTAATTGTTTTGATCGGCTTTTTAGTATTCCGCTACCAGCAAAATGTAAGGGTAATCCAACAAATGAAAAGTGAACAGTATGAGAGTTTGTCGCTGGAAGGAGAAGTTGCTAAAGGATATATCGATGAGCTGAAACGTGAGCATATCCGTGAGATGAACCGGATTCAAGATAAGCAGAAGGAACATTACAATTTCATCGTCTCCTGGTTCCATGAGATCAAAACACCGATAGCCGTCCTCCGTCTACTCCAGCAAACCGATATGGACAAGGATAGTTTAAGGGAAGAAATCACAAAAATTGAAAACTTTGTGGATCAGGCGCTCTATTACGCCAAACTAGATAGCTTTAACCAGGATTACGATATTCAGAACTGTAACGGAATCCGGATTGTGAAAGAGACCATTAAAGCGCATGCGAAAACGTTTATCTCCAAAAAAATCCGCATCGAAATCAATGCAGCATCTCTTGACGTGCAAAGTGACCCGAAATGGCTTCAGTTTATCATCAATCAGCTCATAACAAACTGTTTAAAATATACAGAACCTGGCGGAGAAATCACCATTTCCGTATCAGAAACACCAAAGGAAAAAAGACTGGTCATTCAAGACAGCGGAATCGGCATCAGTCAAAAAGACCTTCCGCGAATTTTCAATCATGGCTTTACCGGAGAAACCGGACGAACACATACAAATTCTACCGGAATGGGATTATATTTGGCTCAAAATTTATCAACAAAGCTCGGCCATTATATAAGCTGCACATCGGAAGTCGGCGTGTATACCCAATTTATCATTCATTTTCCAAAAGACGATGATTTATATTTACAGCTGAAGAAAACACACGATGATTAA
- a CDS encoding DUF2062 domain-containing protein — protein MKITRVIKYNLIRLFRLKSGPHHVASGITIGFIPSWLPTFGLGPVLSVGLARLVKANTVSALVGGVLGTFIWPLLFFLNYKVGSLLLDRNIRVEEVEEVEYIDAVEHTYTGIVNSHSSGFTFLAGAMCNIVISSFLIYFMVYFMFKTHRVRILNKIR, from the coding sequence ATGAAAATAACACGCGTCATTAAATATAATTTAATCCGGTTATTTCGGCTTAAATCTGGACCGCATCATGTGGCTTCAGGTATAACGATCGGTTTTATCCCTAGCTGGCTCCCTACTTTTGGACTCGGCCCTGTTCTTTCGGTCGGTTTGGCAAGACTCGTAAAGGCGAATACTGTTTCCGCACTTGTCGGCGGTGTCCTGGGCACTTTTATTTGGCCCCTGCTATTTTTCTTGAATTATAAGGTCGGGAGCTTACTACTCGATCGAAATATTAGAGTCGAAGAGGTCGAAGAAGTCGAATATATAGATGCGGTCGAACATACGTATACCGGCATTGTAAATTCCCATTCAAGCGGATTCACTTTTCTAGCAGGGGCCATGTGCAATATAGTGATCTCCTCGTTTCTTATTTATTTCATGGTGTATTTCATGTTTAAGACGCACCGCGTAAGGATATTAAATAAAATTCGCTAA
- a CDS encoding GGDEF domain-containing protein → MATGIVLFFNIIRYFYYHEYLDLPFYWSFFVLTAIFLGIAWWAGKQFDKVKYLSERDPLTGTFNRRTIEEFFHKTAMISDIKKQSLGIIMLDLNNFKEVNDEYGHNKGDELLIQVAAALNTFVGKHDLVARWGGDEFVVIVDNMKVNTADDYVKELQQAITLKNAENFPDVEASVGYAIYPQHGKSFQKLVQEADAYMYKHKKEK, encoded by the coding sequence TTGGCAACAGGAATCGTTCTCTTTTTTAATATAATCCGCTATTTCTACTATCATGAGTATTTAGATTTGCCCTTTTATTGGTCATTTTTTGTTTTAACAGCCATTTTTCTCGGTATCGCCTGGTGGGCCGGTAAACAATTCGATAAAGTAAAATACTTGTCAGAAAGAGATCCGTTAACCGGTACATTTAACCGTCGTACAATAGAAGAATTCTTTCACAAAACTGCAATGATAAGTGATATAAAGAAACAATCATTAGGGATTATCATGCTTGATTTGAATAATTTTAAAGAAGTAAACGATGAATACGGTCACAATAAAGGCGACGAACTGCTCATACAAGTTGCCGCAGCATTAAATACATTTGTCGGGAAACACGATTTAGTGGCAAGATGGGGCGGCGATGAGTTCGTCGTTATCGTAGACAATATGAAGGTAAATACAGCCGACGACTACGTAAAAGAACTCCAGCAAGCGATCACGCTGAAAAATGCCGAGAACTTTCCGGATGTGGAGGCTTCTGTCGGATATGCGATCTACCCACAGCACGGAAAAAGTTTTCAGAAGCTTGTGCAAGAAGCGGATGCGTATATGTATAAACACAAAAAGGAAAAGTGA